The Pararhizobium sp. IMCC21322 sequence AACGCCGGGCCAGAACTGTCCAGCCGCACGGCAAGCGCCACAAGCAGCATCACCGGCGACAGCAGCACAAGCGCGATGGAGGTGAAAAACAAATCAAAAGCACGTTTTTTGAAATAGTCCCAGTCCGCCAATGGTTTGTCGATTATGTCGAGAAACGGAACGGCTCCCACATAGGAGTAGGATCGGGGCCTTAAATTCAACTTGTTGCCATGTGCGCTAAGCCGGATATCCACCGGCAGCACCCAAAGATCTTTCAACATATCCGCCACACGGCCCTCGGCTGTCAGCGGAAAGGTGACAACAAGCATGTCAATTTTACAAATGCGTCCGAATACAAGCAGATCGGCAAACTTACCCAGTTTGGGATATCCCATCAGCACGGAAGGGGAGCGCTTTTCATCCCGGTCATCAAAAATGCCGCAAATCTGCAAATCCTGCTCAGGCTGACTTTCAAGCGAGCGGATAAGCTCCGCAGCTCGTTCGCCGCCGCCAACAAGGATGGCTCTGCGTTGCAGGCGTCCATCCCGGAACAGTTTTCGAACATATCGTGAGATGATCACACGGGTCAGCGTTAGAATTAGGCCCCCGGAGAGAAACCAGGCCCCAAACCAGACACGGGAGAGGCTCTCGCTCTGTTTGAAGAAGAAGGCGGTGATCGCAAATACCATGAATACAAATGTCCATGCGGCCAACAAACGGCCTAGCTGTCTGGACATCTGGCGCAAGGTACCCAGACCGTATGAATCTGCGGCCTGAAGAAAGATAACGGCCAGCACGCCGCCACTGGCGGCAATCAACGCATAACGTAAATCAATGCTGCTCAGATCAACCGGAGCAACACCATCTACAAGCGCCAATGGGCGTACATAAAAAAGATAAACGAGAAAACCAAGCGCCGTTACCAGCACGAAATCCAGGAGGCGGACAAGGCCTGCGAGAACGCGGGGCGACACATTATCGTCT is a genomic window containing:
- a CDS encoding undecaprenyl-phosphate glucose phosphotransferase produces the protein MSEQVVDPINGTSIPREQAVARMMKRLSEATASDELQNIEAGELGDEARRVASQLTDDNVSPRVLAGLVRLLDFVLVTALGFLVYLFYVRPLALVDGVAPVDLSSIDLRYALIAASGGVLAVIFLQAADSYGLGTLRQMSRQLGRLLAAWTFVFMVFAITAFFFKQSESLSRVWFGAWFLSGGLILTLTRVIISRYVRKLFRDGRLQRRAILVGGGERAAELIRSLESQPEQDLQICGIFDDRDEKRSPSVLMGYPKLGKFADLLVFGRICKIDMLVVTFPLTAEGRVADMLKDLWVLPVDIRLSAHGNKLNLRPRSYSYVGAVPFLDIIDKPLADWDYFKKRAFDLFFTSIALVLLSPVMLLVALAVRLDSSGPALFRQTRYGFNNEKISVLKFRSMYHHMADPAAKNVVTRHDPRVTRVGRFIRKTTLDELPQFLNVLRGELSLIGPRPHAVHAHTENSPWEAVVDGYFARHRVKPGISGWAQINGLRGEIRNKEMIQKRVEHDLYYIENWSVMLDLYILFMTPFKILDTRNSY